GAATTTTACTCAAACTGAATTTGCAACAGCCTCCAGGGCGGGACTAGATCTTTCAGAGGAAGTATTCCAAGGCAGTATAGCCGCAACCAAAATCAAGCGCAACGCGCGCCAAGTTATTTTCTCGCAGATTACGCCAATAATCGCAGAAAAAGAACAAATTATTTTGAGAGCAAAGTTAAGCAAATCGGCACTCTAATTCGGGCACAGCCTCCCGCTCCGCATGATAATTCGTAATTCGTAATTTTTAATTTGTAATTTTTAATTCAAGTACAGCAAAGCCGCAACCAAAAACATTCCCGCAGGAATTTACGCAACCACAGAGGGATTAGAGAGGTCACAGAGGGCGCAAAGAATGTTTTAAATTAATAGTTTCAATTGTCCTCACTCCCTTTCCCAGAATAAAAGTCCGGCTGAAGGGAACACCCTGAACGTGAACATTATTTCCCTATAGTGTAATGGATACCTACGTTCTAATGAATGACACGTTTTTGTGTCAGGAATTTTCCGGTCGGACCTCTTAGCCTACAGAGTGGAATGAGGAATGACATTTCGGCGCCGATTCAACCATTCAACCAAAATCAACTATTCAACTAATCAACCATTAAACCAATCCCGCCCGGGCAGGGTAGATGTTTTTAAGGAAGTATGCTATCTCCGAAATCCATCTTTTATTTGACTGGCCATATAATCGTTTATTATTTTCTGTAAGCGTATGAAATCGTCTTTCTAACTTATTAGAGCGGAATTAAAAGCAATCCTCTTTTCTTTTCCATCGCCGGAGTAATGCATTTAAAATAATAAATTTTTTTGCTTTTTACTTTATCAGGGGGAAAAGAACATGAAGAGCGTTATGTTAAGCGGATTTGTGTTCATTGTATTTTTACTGAGCGTTCCGGATCTGGTAAAGGGGCAAACGCTAACCTGGTTGCAGGGAGTGGTTAACAACGAATGCCAGGCATGGGCGGTTTCAGCGGATGGAAACATTGTGGTTGGCGAAGCGGAGGTGGCGGGGGGCAGCCATCACGCCGTCCGTTGGGTAAACGGAAGCGTGGAGGATATTGGGACATTGGGAGGCGTGTGGAGCAGGGCCAATTGTGTGACCGGTGATGGTCAGCTTGTTGTGGGGTACGCCAGCCAGGCCAATAACGATCACAGGGCCTTTCGCTGGACCTCTTCCGGCGGGTTGGAAAGTCTGGGTACGCTGGGCGGAGCGCACTCCGAGGCTTTTGGCGTTTCAGACGATGGCGCTGTGGTTGTTGGACAGTCTAAAAGTCCCGATAACTCTTCACTGGCTTTTCGATGGGAAAACGGAGTGATACAAAATCTTGGTACTCTGGGCGGCCTTCATAGTCATGCGTATGGCGCCTCGGCCGATGGCAACATTGTGGTGGGCTGGGCGCGTGATAGTTCCAACAACTGGAGAGCTTTTCGCTGGGAAAATGGCCACATGCAGGACCTGGGCACCCTGGGCGGAGCAAACGCCACTGCGCTAAATATTTCTCCCGATGGCAGCGTGATTGTTGGTTATGCAGATACATCCTTCTTTTCCGCACGATACCACGCATTCCGCTGGCAGGATGGAATAATGGAAGACCTGGGAACCCTGGGCGGCCATTACAGCGAAGCGTACGCCGCTTCTATGAACGGCGAGGTAATTGTGGGCTGGGCAGAAGATTCATTGTTTAGGTGGCGCGCTTTTCGCTGGTACAATGGACAGATGGAAGACCTTAATGAAACTTACGCCGATTTGCTGAACGATGGCTCGACGCTCCATTTTGCCGTGGATGTCTCTCCGGACGGGCGATATATTTGTGGCTGGGGATGGCATGCCGGCAGTTACGCCAGTAAAACCGCTTTTTTGCTGGACACCGGCGTTTCTGTAAAGATCGATCCGAAAGACGATAGGCCGTCGCCCATTGCTTTTAAATTATTGCCTAACTACCCCAATCCCTTTAACCCGGCAACGGTTATTTCATTCCAGCTTGAACAGGCTTCGCCGGTAACGCTGGAAATTTTCGATGGACAGGGAAAAAGGATCAAAACGCTGCTAAATAAAGTGATGCTGCCGGGGAAGCATGTGGTACGCTGGAACGGCTCCAACCACGCAGGACAACCGGTTGCCGCTGGCGTGTACTGGTATCGCTTGCGAGCCGGAGATTTTTCTGCTACGCGCAAGATGGTGCTGGTGAAATAGAAAAACGACCCGATAGCGTTTTTTCAGAGAAGCTATTGAAACTTTCAGTCCGGTAAAGAAATGGGATGGGGACGTACGTTGATTAACGCCGACATTCAGTATTAACGGGTTAACGAGCTTTCAGCCTTTTTGCGTCCCTTTTCGGTCAGTTTAAGGAAGGCGCCGGCCCTTTGCAGCAGTTTTTCTCGTTCCCCTTTTTTAATCACGCGTTCGATAAGCTGCCCTTCCCAGTGTAAATGGTCTGGTAGGTGCGCAATGCGACATTCCTGTTCTTCTTCGGGCATGCCTTCGTGATTCAAAAGGTGAACCAGCAGCATTTCCAGCGAAAAATCGATCTGTTGTTTTTTGCGGCGTCGGGCCAGGGCGATAAGGCCGCGTTGGGGCGCTAAAAGCAAAGTAAGGAAAAAGATAATTCCCACCATGGTGGCCATGGAACCGGCAATGGAAACATCGAACAGGTGAGCGCTCCAGTAGCCGCTGATGGCCGCCAGCAGGCCGACGCCGCTGCTGAGGAGCAACATGCCCAAAACGCTGTCCACAAGCAGATAGGCCGTGGCCGGCGGTCCGATCACTAAAGCCACCACCAGAATGGAACCAACCGCTTCAAATGCGCCCACAGCCGTAACCGAAACCAGGGTCATCAAACTGTAATGGATCACTCCGGGGGCAAAACCCAGCGAGGCGGCTAACTGCGCGTCAAATGTGGCTAATTTCAATTCTTTAAAGAACAGGACGATAAACAATAAATTGAGCGCCAGAATGCCGCCCATGACGTACAATGCTTTGGGACCGATATCCACTCCGAAAAGCACCAGACGGTCGAAGGGGGCAAAGGCTAACTCGCCCAGCAACACCGCGTCCGTATCCAGATGCACCTTTCCGGCGTAGCGGGCAATCAGAATAACGCCGATGCTGAACAGCAGCGGAAAAACCAGCCCGATGGCTGTATCTTCTTTTACCAGACGTGTGCGATTTAACATTTCCACCATTGTAACCGTTAATACGCCTGTGAGCGTGGCGGCGAGCACCAGAAAGGGCGAAGACAAATCTTGCGTAATAAAAAAAGCCAGCACAATGCCCAGCAAAATGGCGTGACTGATGGCGTCGCTGAGCATGGCCATGCGGCGTAGCACTAAAAATACGCCTGGCAGGGCGCAGGCAACAGCCACAACAACGGCAATAAGCTGGATTTCGATTTGCGGACTCATTGGGCGACCTCTCTTCCTTGCTCCACAACCTTTTTAGCGGCCTGATAGCCAATTTCCGTCAAGCGCCAGGCGCCATCGGGCGTTTGCTCCACCCAACCCCGGGCGCGTAGTTCTTTAAGGCTGCGGTCAACCCCGCCGTGTCCAATGCTCATGGTGCGCAGAACCTGAATCGGATGGGCATGGTAGTGATCCGCATGCTGATCGGCCAGGGCATACAGGTCGCTTAGCACGGCGTTTAATTCCAGACGGCGACGATTGCGCCGTTCCTGCAGCCAGCGCCAAAAAATACCCCGATTGGCGGCAAACATCAACGAAAAGGCTACGATAAAGCTCATGCAGACCACGATGGTCGGACCGGTGGGCAGTTTAGCAAACATGCTGCTGATGATGGCGCCGCTAATACCGGCCAGCGCGCCGAAAAAGCCAGCCAGTAAGGTCATCAGGCTTAAACGATCCGTCCACTGTCGCGCTGCAGCAGCCGGCGCCACGACCATGGCGCTCATCAGCACCACGCCCACGGTCTGCAGTCCCACCACAATGGCTACCACCAGCAGACTGGTCAACAGCACATCGAACAGGCGCACCGGAACGCCCAGACTCTGTCCGAACTCTGGGTCAAAACTGATCAGTTTAAATTCTTTCCAGAAGATTCCCAGGATGGTCAGGGTGATAAGGCTTAAAACGGCCATGGTGATCACGTCTCGTGCCAGCAATGCCGCCGCCTGGCCGAACAGAAAGGTCTCCAGTCCCGCCTGGTTGGCGTAGGGTTGTTTCTGGATGAAGGTCAATAACACCAGGCCAAAACCAAAAAAAGAAGCCAGCACCAGGCCCAGGGCGCTGTCGTCTTTGATGCGCGTGTTGCGCACAATGGCCAGAATAAGCAGGGTGGCCAGCCAGCCGGCCAGCGCGGCGCCCAGCAGCAAAACCAGCGGCGCTTTGGAACGCGTCAGCAAAAAAGCCAGCGCTATGCCCGGTAAGGCGGCGTGCGAGATGGCGTCGCCTAACAAACTTTGTCGGCGGAGAACGGCAAAACTGCCCAGCGCCCCGCTTAAAATTCCCAGCACGCCGGAGCCCATAGCAACCGTGCGAAAGGTATAGTCGCTTATAAAACTTTGAATCAAATCAAACATCTCTGGCAAAGGTCTTTTTAATGGTTAGTTATTCTGTCTTCTCTTTATGAACATGGTGGGTCAAAAACGCCACCTTTCCACCATAGGCTGTGCGTAAATTTTGTTCGGTAAACGCTTCGGCAACCGGCCCAAAGGCAATCTGACGAACATTGAGCAGCATCACCCAGTCGAAATATTCGCGCACGGTTTGCAAATCGTGATGAACCACAACCACCGTTTTGCCCTTGTTGCGCAATTCTTGCAGCAATTTGACAATGGTCTTTTCGGTGGTGGCGTCCACTCCCTGGAAGGGCTCATCCATAAAGTAAATATCCGCTTCCTGCACCAGAGCGCGCGCCAGAAAAACGCGTTGCTGCTGACCGCCCGAAAGCTGACTGATCTGTCGGTTGCTGAACTCGCGCATGCCCACTTTATCCAGCGCTTCCAGCGCTAACCGTCGTTCTTTTTTACCGGGACGACGAATCCAGCCCAGAGCGCCGTAGCGGCCCATCATTACCACATCCAGCACACTGGTGGGGAAGTCCCAGTCCACGCTGCCTCGTTGCGGTACGTACCCCACCCGTTGCCGTTGCGTTTCGTAAGGCTGGCCAAAAATCAGTACTTTACCGGCAGCCGGTTTTACCAGGCCTAAAATCGCTTTAATGAGGGTGGTTTTGCCGGCGCCGTTGGGCCCCACAATGGCCATCAACACGCCTTGCGGAACAACCATGTCCACATCCCAAAGCACGGGGCTTTCGCGGTAGGCGACGGTTAAATCTTCCACATGAATCGCCGCCGTTTCTACGTTTTCTTTTTTCATCTTATTCTCGAATTAATGGTTGTTTTTAATTTTTAACCGTCTTTGCGATTATTTTATTTCTGTGCGCATCGTTGATCTTGCTTTGCTCTTAATTTTTCAGCAGAGCAGAAACGATGATGTCGATATTGTGTTTTACCATGCCCAGATATTCGCCTTCGGGCGTTCCCGGCTGGCCCATGGCATCGGAAAACAGACTGCCGCCGATCTTCACATCGAATCCGCGGGAGCGTACGGCCGCCTGCAAAGCTTCGATGTAGCGTTGCGGAACCGATGTTTCCACAAACACGGCCGGAATCTGCCGTTCTTTAATGAAATCGGCCAGACGCTGGATGTCGGCTGTACCGGCTTCGGAAGCCGTACTGATACCCTGCAAGCCGCGCACCTCAAAATGATAGCGTCGGCCAAAATAATTGAAGGCGTCATGGGCGGTGATCAACACACGTTGTGTTTTGGGTACGCGCAATGCCTGCCGCAAAACATAGCGATCCAGTGAATCCAGCCTGGCCAGGTAGTTTTTTGCTCGCTCCTGATATTCCTGAGCGTGCGTAGAATCCATCTCAACCAGCGCGTCGCGAATGCGCGTTACGACGATCTTCCACAATCGCACGTCAAACCAGACATGCGGATCGTGCGCGCCTTTGAATTGAGGCGGGGCGAGTAAAGAGTCTTTCGGAATGGCTTCGGCAACGGCCACGGTTTTAATACGCTGTTGCATGCGCGCAAAGATGTCGGTCATCTTTCCTTCCAGATGCAGGCCGTTGTACAAAATCAGATCGGCGCCGGCCATGCGAGAAACATCGCCTTCTGAAGCTTTGTAAAGGTGGGGATCGACGCCAGGGCCCATCAACGGAGTTACGCTAACCCGTTCGCCGCCCACGTTTTTTGCCGCGTCGGCGATCATACCGGTAGTGGTTATAATCTTAATTTTGTGTTTGCTAAAGTCCCTGGTAGAATCCTTCTGGCCGCCGCAGCCCCAGAAAAGGAACAATACAATGGCAGAAAACAGCGATAAATATATCTTCATCAGAAGTGATCCTTTTAAATTCAACTATTTTAATATAATAAATCCCTTTTAAATTGTACAAAAAATTATGTCATTTAAGATTAAAGGCTATTGCCGCCCAGCTTTTCAGGGATTCAGGCTGCGTGTCCTGGGTCATTCCTGCGCAAGCAGGAATCCCCCCACACCAGCCACACGTCATTCCTGCGTAAGCAGGAATCCCCTCCCCCTTCCTGCGCCAATAGTGCCTCCTCCCTGCGCAAGCAGGAATCTACGCCCTCTTTCAGCGCCCGCCGCCTAAAACATCCATTGAAATTCCATCTCAAAACGCATTATTTGTAAGCCGCTTACATTTTCCAGGTGCAGGGCCAGGGCCGGCCACAGTTCGGCCACCACTAATTGATAACCGCCACTGACGTTAAACTTCAAAAAGCGAGTAACGTGGAACGCCATGCCCAGCCCGCCATAAGCGGCAAAGCTCCAGGCCTGCTGAAAGCGTTGCGGAACCAGACGGTCTGCGGTTTGATAGGCGCCCCGGACCGCTTCCCAGCGAAATAGAGTAACGGCGCCTTTCCAGAACGGTTGCAAACGCCAGCGCGGAACGCTCAGGTAAGAAACGTAAGCCACGCCTGCGCCGTAAAGTTTTAAATCCAGTTGCAGGTCTTTGTAGTATAACTTTTCTTTATTGGGCTGATCGAAGTGGGCGGCCGTGGCAAAAAACTGCCATTGGGCCTCAGCCGTACGATTAAAGATAAACGAAACCTGTGGGGCTTTTGATGTGCCTTTAAACCAGTTTTGCAGGGAACCGACCGGTTGAAGGTAAGAATTGCCCAGGCCAACGCCAAAGTGGTTTTGGGCCGATGCCTGTCCACATAATAAAAGAAAGACGACTAAAAGCCATTGATAATATCCGATATTTTTTACAGCGCTTTTCATCATGACCAACCATTCCTGTTTTTAATGCACAAATTGCAAACCAATTTGTAATTGTAAAAGTTGTTCAAAGGGAAAGTAAGTTTTTTTCTCAGTTTGGAAAAAGTAGTGGTAATTCAGCCCAAAATTAAAATGGAGGTATTGCTTAAAATGATAGATGGCTTCCAATCCCAGAACGGCTGCCGGAATATTGCCGGAATGGGGCGGAGCGTGGTTGTCAAAGGCGTAGGTAAACGAATAGTTCTTTTCCGGAAAATGTTTGGTCCATTTTTCATGCACGGCCAGCGTTCTTTTGAAGAGATAGAGGCCGCCGCCCAGTTGCACATCAAGGGCAAAGCGTTTGCCGATGGGCTGATGGTAACCGATGCGCAACACAGCGGGGATTAAAGACAGCTTTTGCCGGTAAGTGAGATCGGCCACGTAATTGCTGTCCCGTTGCAAGTCGCGAATGTAATTTCCGTAAAAACGATCCCAGAAGGCCCAGTTCCAGTGGGGGATGGGATCGGCTTGATCGATATTTAGATCGAGGTAGCCGCCGCTCAGCGTCACATTCCAGCGATCGCCCGCGGCAAAACGAATGTGGGCGCCGGCACCCGGGCCCGCAACGGATTTTAATCCCTGCTCTTCTTTCAAGTTTAAACCCAGATTAAAAAAGGCCAGCGGCGTAATGGAGTGCAAACGGAAGCTGGCAGCCAGGGCCTGCGTTCCGCCCCAGAGCGCAAACAGATAAAAGAAGAGACCTATCATAAATAGTTGCAGACGTTTATGGCGAATCATTTTTTACCTCGCTTATTTGTTTGCTGAAATGGCCAGGCCGAATCTTAAAACCGAGCCGAGTCGTCCAAAATCTGTGTAACCCACGTCCAGCGTAAAATCGTACTGTTTCCATTTTTGACGGAAACCGGCGCCAGCGGTGAAGCCTTCTTCGTCGTAGTTAAATTTGTACCCGGCTCGTAAAAGCAGCGCGCCGCGCAGCAGCCATTCCGCCCCCACATGTAACCGCTCGCTGTAGTCGCTGGGATGCAGGGCGTCCACAGCCAGAGTCAGGCGATCGGCAGAACGGGGGTTGCCCCACACCTCCATGGCGCAGCCCAGGCGGAAAATCATGGGCATTTTAAACGAATCGCCAATGTATCGGGCGTCCACGCCAAAGTTCTGAATGTAGCCGCCCAGACGAAAGGTGCGGAAGCGCGTCTGATAAACCATGCCCATGTCTAAAAGCACATTGTTCGAACTGTAGGTGTCGATGCGTTCGCGGACGTATTTGCCTTTAATGCCAAAAGCGAACGATTGCGTT
This sequence is a window from Caldithrix abyssi DSM 13497. Protein-coding genes within it:
- a CDS encoding FlgD immunoglobulin-like domain containing protein translates to MKSVMLSGFVFIVFLLSVPDLVKGQTLTWLQGVVNNECQAWAVSADGNIVVGEAEVAGGSHHAVRWVNGSVEDIGTLGGVWSRANCVTGDGQLVVGYASQANNDHRAFRWTSSGGLESLGTLGGAHSEAFGVSDDGAVVVGQSKSPDNSSLAFRWENGVIQNLGTLGGLHSHAYGASADGNIVVGWARDSSNNWRAFRWENGHMQDLGTLGGANATALNISPDGSVIVGYADTSFFSARYHAFRWQDGIMEDLGTLGGHYSEAYAASMNGEVIVGWAEDSLFRWRAFRWYNGQMEDLNETYADLLNDGSTLHFAVDVSPDGRYICGWGWHAGSYASKTAFLLDTGVSVKIDPKDDRPSPIAFKLLPNYPNPFNPATVISFQLEQASPVTLEIFDGQGKRIKTLLNKVMLPGKHVVRWNGSNHAGQPVAAGVYWYRLRAGDFSATRKMVLVK
- a CDS encoding metal ABC transporter permease — its product is MSPQIEIQLIAVVVAVACALPGVFLVLRRMAMLSDAISHAILLGIVLAFFITQDLSSPFLVLAATLTGVLTVTMVEMLNRTRLVKEDTAIGLVFPLLFSIGVILIARYAGKVHLDTDAVLLGELAFAPFDRLVLFGVDIGPKALYVMGGILALNLLFIVLFFKELKLATFDAQLAASLGFAPGVIHYSLMTLVSVTAVGAFEAVGSILVVALVIGPPATAYLLVDSVLGMLLLSSGVGLLAAISGYWSAHLFDVSIAGSMATMVGIIFFLTLLLAPQRGLIALARRRKKQQIDFSLEMLLVHLLNHEGMPEEEQECRIAHLPDHLHWEGQLIERVIKKGEREKLLQRAGAFLKLTEKGRKKAESSLTR
- a CDS encoding iron chelate uptake ABC transporter family permease subunit codes for the protein MFDLIQSFISDYTFRTVAMGSGVLGILSGALGSFAVLRRQSLLGDAISHAALPGIALAFLLTRSKAPLVLLLGAALAGWLATLLILAIVRNTRIKDDSALGLVLASFFGFGLVLLTFIQKQPYANQAGLETFLFGQAAALLARDVITMAVLSLITLTILGIFWKEFKLISFDPEFGQSLGVPVRLFDVLLTSLLVVAIVVGLQTVGVVLMSAMVVAPAAAARQWTDRLSLMTLLAGFFGALAGISGAIISSMFAKLPTGPTIVVCMSFIVAFSLMFAANRGIFWRWLQERRNRRRLELNAVLSDLYALADQHADHYHAHPIQVLRTMSIGHGGVDRSLKELRARGWVEQTPDGAWRLTEIGYQAAKKVVEQGREVAQ
- a CDS encoding metal ABC transporter ATP-binding protein; this translates as MKKENVETAAIHVEDLTVAYRESPVLWDVDMVVPQGVLMAIVGPNGAGKTTLIKAILGLVKPAAGKVLIFGQPYETQRQRVGYVPQRGSVDWDFPTSVLDVVMMGRYGALGWIRRPGKKERRLALEALDKVGMREFSNRQISQLSGGQQQRVFLARALVQEADIYFMDEPFQGVDATTEKTIVKLLQELRNKGKTVVVVHHDLQTVREYFDWVMLLNVRQIAFGPVAEAFTEQNLRTAYGGKVAFLTHHVHKEKTE
- a CDS encoding metal ABC transporter solute-binding protein, Zn/Mn family, which produces MKIYLSLFSAIVLFLFWGCGGQKDSTRDFSKHKIKIITTTGMIADAAKNVGGERVSVTPLMGPGVDPHLYKASEGDVSRMAGADLILYNGLHLEGKMTDIFARMQQRIKTVAVAEAIPKDSLLAPPQFKGAHDPHVWFDVRLWKIVVTRIRDALVEMDSTHAQEYQERAKNYLARLDSLDRYVLRQALRVPKTQRVLITAHDAFNYFGRRYHFEVRGLQGISTASEAGTADIQRLADFIKERQIPAVFVETSVPQRYIEALQAAVRSRGFDVKIGGSLFSDAMGQPGTPEGEYLGMVKHNIDIIVSALLKN
- a CDS encoding PorV/PorQ family protein — translated: MMKWLMKLNGAFLIAALLFSGLWPASAQAQFRKAGTTGYVFLEIPATARSSGMGETTVALTDEAAASLLTNPSLLAFSARGFHLYASSANYLADIQHQCAAFGFSLGTAGFLGISLNYMDFGKMTHTVNADPQNPGGSYLILGNYTADAYALGLTFSRKLTQSFAFGIKGKYVRERIDTYSSNNVLLDMGMVYQTRFRTFRLGGYIQNFGVDARYIGDSFKMPMIFRLGCAMEVWGNPRSADRLTLAVDALHPSDYSERLHVGAEWLLRGALLLRAGYKFNYDEEGFTAGAGFRQKWKQYDFTLDVGYTDFGRLGSVLRFGLAISANK